In Amycolatopsis methanolica 239, a single genomic region encodes these proteins:
- the fdhD gene encoding formate dehydrogenase accessory sulfurtransferase FdhD has product MGRVTVRRPVRKLTEGGQTRRADLLAAEEPLELRVGGKSLAVTMRTPGHDVELAHGFLLSEGVIASKDDVFTARYCDGVDDQGRNTYNVLDLALAEGVAPPETGVERNFYTTSSCGVCGKAALDAVKLKTRFAPGESTFAVSTEVLAGLPDTLRKQQRVFASTGGLHAAGLFRADGSLLAVREDVGRHNAVDKVLGWALLDDRVPLSDCGLLVSGRASFELVQKAAMAGVPFLAAVSAPSSLAVELAEENGMTLVGFLRGTSMNLYTGDQRVLEPDAMWAVRSGV; this is encoded by the coding sequence ATGGGGCGCGTGACGGTGCGACGTCCGGTGCGGAAGCTGACCGAAGGCGGGCAGACGCGGCGCGCCGACCTGCTGGCGGCCGAGGAGCCGCTGGAGCTGCGGGTCGGTGGCAAGTCCCTGGCCGTCACCATGCGCACTCCAGGGCACGACGTCGAGCTGGCGCACGGCTTCCTGCTGTCCGAGGGTGTCATCGCGTCCAAGGACGACGTGTTCACGGCCCGGTACTGCGACGGCGTCGACGACCAGGGGCGCAACACCTACAACGTCCTGGACCTCGCCCTGGCCGAGGGCGTCGCGCCGCCGGAGACGGGTGTGGAGCGCAACTTCTACACGACGTCCTCGTGTGGGGTGTGCGGCAAGGCGGCGCTGGACGCGGTGAAGCTCAAGACCCGCTTCGCGCCCGGGGAGTCGACTTTCGCCGTGAGCACGGAGGTGCTCGCGGGGCTCCCGGACACGCTGCGCAAGCAGCAGCGCGTGTTCGCCAGCACCGGTGGGCTGCACGCGGCCGGGTTGTTCCGGGCGGACGGGTCGCTGCTGGCCGTGCGGGAGGACGTGGGCAGGCACAACGCGGTCGACAAGGTGCTGGGCTGGGCGCTGCTGGATGACCGGGTCCCGTTGTCGGACTGCGGGCTGCTGGTGTCCGGGCGAGCGTCGTTCGAGCTGGTGCAGAAGGCCGCGATGGCCGGGGTCCCGTTCCTCGCGGCGGTGTCCGCGCCGTCGTCGCTGGCGGTGGAGCTGGCCGAGGAGAACGGCATGACGCTGGTCGGGTTCCTGCGCGGCACCAGCATGAACCTCTACACCGGCGACCAGCGCGTCCTGGAGC
- a CDS encoding L-lactate MFS transporter, producing MAVTFLDRSHSIAPPDWSRWLIPPAALSVHLAIGQAYAWSVFKPPLEKALGLSGTLSALPFQLGIVMLGLSAAFGGTLVERNGPRWAMFVSMTCFSTGFLVSALGAFTSQYWLVVLGYGLIGGVGLGIGYISPVSTLIKWFPDRPGMATGIAIMGFGGGALIASPWSSQMLESFGSTPSGIGTSFLIHGVVYAVFMSLGVFLVRVPAEGWKPKGWEPTAAKARSMITTANVSAANAIKTPQFWCLWVVLCFNVTAGIGILEKASPMITDFFRGTSVPVGATAAAGFVALLSLTNMLGRFVWSSTSDFIGRKNIYRMYLGVGALLYLVIALAGNSSKVVFILAAMVILSFYGAGFATIPAYLKDMFGTYQVGAIHGRLLTAWSAAGVLGPLIVNAIADSQKRAGKQGPDLYTTSFYIMIALLVIGFIANELVRPVSVKYHEPESADAAREEAK from the coding sequence GTGGCCGTCACATTCCTCGACCGTTCGCACAGCATCGCGCCCCCGGACTGGAGCCGGTGGCTGATCCCGCCCGCGGCCCTGTCGGTGCACCTCGCGATCGGTCAGGCGTACGCGTGGAGCGTGTTCAAACCGCCGCTGGAGAAGGCGCTGGGCCTGTCCGGGACGCTGAGCGCGCTGCCGTTTCAGCTCGGCATCGTCATGCTCGGGCTGTCCGCGGCGTTCGGCGGCACGCTGGTCGAGCGCAACGGGCCGCGCTGGGCGATGTTCGTGTCGATGACCTGCTTCTCCACCGGTTTCCTGGTGTCCGCGCTCGGCGCGTTCACCTCCCAGTACTGGCTGGTGGTGCTCGGCTACGGCCTCATCGGCGGTGTCGGGCTCGGCATCGGCTACATCTCGCCGGTGTCGACGCTGATCAAGTGGTTCCCGGACCGGCCGGGCATGGCCACCGGCATCGCGATCATGGGCTTCGGCGGCGGGGCGCTGATCGCCTCGCCGTGGTCGAGCCAGATGCTGGAGTCGTTCGGGTCGACGCCCAGCGGCATCGGCACCTCGTTCCTGATCCACGGCGTCGTCTACGCGGTGTTCATGTCGCTCGGGGTGTTCCTGGTGCGGGTGCCCGCGGAGGGCTGGAAGCCGAAGGGCTGGGAGCCGACGGCCGCGAAGGCCCGGTCGATGATCACCACGGCGAACGTGTCGGCCGCCAATGCCATCAAGACGCCGCAGTTCTGGTGCCTGTGGGTCGTGCTGTGCTTCAACGTGACCGCGGGTATCGGCATCCTGGAGAAGGCGTCGCCGATGATCACCGACTTCTTCCGCGGCACGTCGGTTCCGGTCGGCGCCACCGCGGCGGCCGGTTTCGTCGCGCTGCTGTCGCTGACCAACATGCTCGGCCGGTTCGTTTGGTCGTCCACTTCGGACTTCATCGGCCGGAAGAACATCTACCGCATGTACCTCGGCGTCGGCGCCCTGCTGTACCTGGTGATCGCGCTCGCCGGCAACTCGTCCAAAGTAGTCTTCATCCTCGCGGCGATGGTGATCCTGTCCTTCTACGGCGCGGGTTTCGCCACGATCCCGGCGTACCTGAAGGACATGTTCGGCACCTACCAGGTCGGCGCGATCCACGGCCGCCTGCTCACCGCGTGGTCGGCCGCCGGCGTGCTCGGCCCGCTGATCGTCAACGCGATCGCCGACAGCCAGAAGCGGGCGGGCAAACAGGGCCCGGACCTCTACACCACGTCGTTCTACATCATGATCGCGCTGCTGGTGATCGGCTTCATCGCCAACGAGCTGGTGCGCCCGGTGAGCGTGAAGTACCACGAACCGGAGAGCGCGGACGCCGCGCGCGAGGAGGCGAAATGA
- a CDS encoding MFS transporter small subunit, which yields MSTPEQVPARRRVWLMTLAWLWVGVPFLYGLYELILKVVKLFGG from the coding sequence ATGAGCACGCCGGAGCAGGTCCCCGCGCGCCGCCGGGTCTGGTTGATGACGCTGGCCTGGCTGTGGGTGGGCGTGCCGTTCCTCTACGGCCTCTACGAACTGATCCTCAAGGTCGTCAAGCTGTTCGGCGGATAG
- a CDS encoding SDR family oxidoreductase codes for MDAERLAATTAQTPLRRLGEPSDIASIVAFLASAGGGWITGQTIHAGGGLFYPPNSLTTLRISS; via the coding sequence ATGGACGCCGAACGCCTCGCGGCGACCACGGCCCAGACGCCGCTAAGGCGCCTCGGCGAGCCGTCGGACATCGCGTCGATCGTGGCGTTCCTCGCCTCCGCCGGCGGCGGCTGGATCACCGGGCAGACGATCCACGCCGGCGGCGGGCTGTTCTATCCGCCGAACAGCTTGACGACCTTGAGGATCAGTTCGTAG
- a CDS encoding GntR family transcriptional regulator produces MKPARRRGLAEEAADRIRDEILSGRFAPGSALREVELAASLQVSRGSVREGLAILEREGLVHSEWHRGTRIIELSETDITEVYEVRAALDRLATLTAAERGRPGQFDELDRLVAAMDQEASGAADGARLVALDIEFHDCVYAMAGNGRLTSAWEAVRSQVHLFQAHRVRLSHEHYRTRVVDEHRELATLLRAGRVEGLGDLAEEHVRSASRGLIESLRELHR; encoded by the coding sequence ATGAAGCCCGCCCGGCGGCGTGGTCTGGCCGAGGAGGCCGCCGACCGCATCCGCGACGAGATCCTGTCCGGCCGGTTCGCGCCCGGCAGCGCACTGCGCGAGGTCGAGCTGGCCGCGTCGCTACAGGTCAGCCGCGGGTCGGTGCGAGAGGGACTGGCGATCCTGGAGCGCGAGGGGCTGGTGCACAGCGAGTGGCACCGGGGCACGCGGATCATCGAGCTGAGCGAGACCGACATCACCGAGGTCTACGAGGTGCGCGCGGCGCTCGACCGGCTGGCGACGCTGACCGCGGCCGAGCGGGGCCGCCCCGGCCAGTTCGACGAGCTCGACCGGCTGGTGGCGGCGATGGACCAGGAGGCCAGCGGTGCGGCGGACGGGGCCCGGCTGGTGGCGCTGGACATCGAATTCCACGACTGCGTGTACGCGATGGCCGGCAACGGCAGGCTGACCAGCGCGTGGGAGGCGGTGCGGTCGCAGGTGCACCTGTTCCAGGCCCACCGGGTGCGGCTCTCGCACGAGCACTACCGCACGCGCGTGGTGGACGAGCACCGCGAACTGGCGACGCTGCTGCGCGCGGGGCGGGTCGAGGGGCTGGGCGACCTGGCGGAGGAACATGTACGCTCGGCCAGCCGCGGCCTGATCGAGAGCCTGCGCGAGCTGCACCGCTGA
- a CDS encoding VOC family protein — MTRPAFHLAIPVDDLGRAREFYGGVLGLSEGRSDAKWVDWNFHGHQVVTHVVEGARNEAGRNPVDGHDVPVPHFGLVLTVEAFHELAGRLKDAGTRFVIEPYQRFAGEPGEQWTMFLHDPAGNALEFKAFRDESQLFAK, encoded by the coding sequence ATGACCCGCCCCGCGTTCCACCTCGCGATCCCGGTCGACGACCTCGGCCGCGCCCGGGAGTTCTACGGCGGGGTGCTCGGGCTGTCCGAAGGCCGCTCCGACGCCAAGTGGGTGGACTGGAACTTCCACGGCCACCAGGTCGTCACCCACGTGGTCGAGGGGGCGCGCAACGAGGCGGGCCGCAACCCGGTCGACGGCCACGACGTCCCGGTGCCGCACTTCGGCCTGGTCCTGACCGTCGAGGCCTTCCACGAGCTCGCCGGCCGCCTCAAGGACGCGGGCACGCGGTTCGTCATCGAGCCCTACCAGCGCTTCGCGGGCGAGCCGGGGGAGCAGTGGACCATGTTCCTGCACGACCCCGCGGGCAATGCGCTGGAGTTCAAGGCCTTCCGCGACGAGTCCCAGCTGTTCGCCAAGTGA
- a CDS encoding SDR family NAD(P)-dependent oxidoreductase, producing MSRGVLVTGASAGLGRAIATAFAERGDRVAVHYNSNQAAAEATLAALPGDGHALVRGDIREARRIADAAEDALGGVDVLVNNAAVVTTTETAHPLAEATFEHWREVWRQSVEVNLLGAADVTFCVARHMIDRGARGRVVNVGSRGAFRGEPDHPAYGATKAALHSLGQSLAVHLAPHGIAVSTVAPGFIATERVADWLTGERGDALRAQSPFGRVAEPPEIAAAVVYLASAEAEWASGAILDLNGASYLRS from the coding sequence GTGAGCCGCGGCGTCCTCGTCACCGGCGCGTCGGCGGGCCTCGGCCGCGCGATCGCCACGGCCTTCGCCGAGCGCGGCGACCGTGTCGCGGTGCACTACAACTCCAACCAGGCCGCGGCGGAAGCCACCCTGGCGGCGCTGCCCGGCGACGGCCACGCCCTGGTGCGGGGCGACATCCGGGAGGCCCGGCGCATCGCGGACGCCGCCGAAGACGCGCTCGGCGGGGTCGACGTCCTGGTCAACAACGCCGCCGTGGTGACCACCACCGAGACCGCGCACCCGCTCGCCGAGGCGACCTTCGAGCACTGGCGGGAGGTCTGGCGGCAGTCGGTCGAGGTGAACCTCCTCGGCGCGGCCGACGTCACGTTCTGCGTCGCCCGGCACATGATCGACCGCGGCGCGCGTGGACGCGTGGTCAACGTCGGCTCGCGCGGCGCCTTCCGCGGCGAGCCCGACCACCCCGCGTACGGCGCGACCAAGGCGGCGCTGCACTCGCTGGGCCAGTCGCTCGCGGTGCACCTCGCGCCACACGGAATCGCGGTGAGCACGGTCGCGCCCGGGTTCATCGCGACCGAGCGGGTCGCGGACTGGCTGACCGGCGAGCGGGGCGACGCGCTGCGGGCCCAGTCCCCGTTCGGCCGGGTCGCGGAGCCGCCGGAGATCGCCGCCGCGGTGGTCTACCTCGCCTCCGCCGAGGCCGAGTGGGCCTCCGGCGCCATCCTCGACCTCAACGGCGCCTCCTACCTGCGGTCCTGA
- a CDS encoding MarR family winged helix-turn-helix transcriptional regulator, whose product MTRWLDDGEQQAWRAYVKMQSHLNAALGRRMQADSQLSLPDFEVLVQLTDTPEGRVRVFELARALDWEKSRLSHHLRRMQKRGLVAREECPDDARGAFIVLTREGREAIEQAAPHHVDTVRELVFDVLTREQVDALRAISEQILRVVRPEDCPQDRR is encoded by the coding sequence ATGACCCGATGGCTCGATGACGGTGAACAGCAGGCGTGGCGCGCGTACGTGAAGATGCAGAGCCACCTCAACGCCGCGCTGGGCCGCCGGATGCAGGCGGACTCCCAGCTGTCGCTGCCCGACTTCGAGGTGCTGGTCCAGCTCACGGACACGCCGGAGGGCCGGGTGCGGGTGTTCGAGCTGGCCAGGGCGCTGGACTGGGAGAAGAGCAGGCTGTCGCACCACCTGCGGCGCATGCAGAAGCGCGGGCTGGTGGCGCGCGAGGAGTGCCCGGACGACGCGCGCGGCGCGTTCATCGTGCTGACCCGCGAGGGCCGGGAGGCGATCGAGCAGGCCGCGCCGCACCACGTGGACACGGTGCGCGAGCTGGTGTTCGACGTCCTCACGCGCGAACAGGTGGACGCCCTCCGGGCGATCTCCGAGCAGATCCTGCGGGTGGTCCGCCCGGAGGACTGTCCTCAGGACCGCAGGTAG
- a CDS encoding YceI family protein, whose amino-acid sequence MTTQTGYANLTGEYTLDPTHTRIGFVARHAMVTKVRGAFNEFTGTAHIDGDDPAKSSVTVAIKANSIDTRNADRDAHLRSNDFLSMDEHPEITFVSTSIRQTGDASFDVTGDLTIKGITKSVTVPFEFEGTAQDPFGNTRIGFEGSTTINRKDFGVTWNAALETGGVLVSDKVTLEFEVSAIKTA is encoded by the coding sequence ATGACCACCCAGACCGGCTACGCGAACCTGACCGGCGAGTACACGCTCGACCCGACCCACACCCGGATCGGCTTCGTCGCCCGCCACGCGATGGTCACCAAGGTGCGCGGCGCGTTCAACGAGTTCACCGGCACCGCCCACATCGACGGTGACGACCCGGCCAAGTCGTCGGTGACGGTCGCCATCAAGGCGAACAGCATCGACACCCGCAACGCCGACCGCGACGCCCACCTGCGCAGCAACGACTTCCTGTCGATGGACGAGCACCCGGAGATCACCTTCGTCTCGACCTCGATCCGGCAGACCGGCGACGCGAGCTTCGACGTCACCGGCGACCTGACGATCAAGGGCATCACGAAGTCCGTCACGGTCCCGTTCGAGTTCGAGGGCACCGCCCAGGACCCGTTCGGCAACACGCGGATCGGCTTCGAGGGCTCGACCACCATCAACCGCAAGGACTTCGGCGTCACCTGGAACGCGGCGCTGGAGACCGGCGGCGTCCTGGTGAGCGACAAGGTCACCCTCGAGTTCGAGGTCTCCGCGATCAAGACCGCCTGA
- a CDS encoding VOC family protein — translation MTSVDLDAVRRERDRIRDAHLKPVGERPASSARGLHHTALISSDVERTVRFYQDLLEFPLTELIENRDYPGSSHFFFDIGNGNLLAFFDFPGLDVGPYAEVLGGLHHIAISVDPERWQRLVAKLAEAGVEHAVHSDVSVYFRDPDGARIELIADPLGEMYGNTVL, via the coding sequence ATGACCTCCGTCGACCTCGACGCGGTCCGCCGGGAGCGCGACCGCATCCGCGACGCCCACCTCAAGCCAGTGGGGGAGCGGCCGGCGTCGTCGGCCCGCGGCCTCCACCACACGGCGCTGATCAGCAGCGACGTCGAGCGGACCGTCCGGTTCTACCAGGACCTGCTGGAGTTCCCGCTCACCGAGCTGATCGAGAACCGCGACTACCCCGGGTCGTCGCACTTCTTCTTCGACATCGGCAACGGGAACCTGCTGGCGTTCTTCGACTTCCCTGGCCTGGACGTGGGCCCGTACGCCGAGGTGCTCGGCGGGCTGCACCACATCGCCATCTCGGTCGACCCCGAGCGGTGGCAGCGGCTGGTCGCCAAGCTCGCCGAGGCCGGCGTCGAGCACGCGGTGCACAGCGACGTCTCGGTCTACTTCCGCGACCCCGACGGCGCGCGCATCGAACTCATCGCCGACCCGCTCGGCGAGATGTACGGCAACACCGTCCTCTAG
- a CDS encoding FdhF/YdeP family oxidoreductase translates to MTRNAPRADIDEAALEVHKPKEWAAGIPGVAVSLLRGVEQMGAGRTVKTLRLLNQRDGFDCPGCAWPEPRAEDGEHRKLAEFCENGAKAVAEEATKRRVGREFFAQHPVEELHGRTDYWLGQQGRLTEPVVLREGGTHYEPIAWDEAFRLIAGKLKELDSPDEAIFYTSGRTSNEAAFLYQLLVRSFGTNNLPDCSNMCHESSGAALSEAYGIGKGSVSLADIHHADLIVVVGQNPGTNHPRMLSALEEAKGRGAKVIAVNPLPEAGLMRFKNPQNPRGVVGKGTPLADEFAQIRLGGDLALFQAVGHLLLSWEEAAPGTIVDREFVESSTHGFDDWAKNLREIDWAAIDEATGLDRDQIERIARMIAASERTVYCWAMGVTQHRHAVATIQEISNLAFARGMIGKPGAGLCPVRGHSNVQGDRTMGVWEKMPESFLSRLEDEFGIPVPRKHGLDTVDSIRAMRDGRGKVFIGMGGNFAAATPDSGLTERALRSCELTVHVSTKLNRSHVVPGRTALILPTLGRTERDEQAAGEQFVTVEDSMSCVHVSRGRLKPASEHLLSEVAIICRLATELFGADHAVPWRDFEGNYDLIRDRIAQVVPGCEDYNAKVRQPDGFVLPHPPRDSRSFRTSTGKANFTTSELEFPRVPSGRLLLQTLRSHDQYNTTIYGLSDRYRGIEDARRVVLVNAADLAELGFADGQLVDLVSEWEDGSERRAEHFRVVAYPTARRCAAAYFPEANALVPLDSVAKKSNTPVSKAIVLRLEPAS, encoded by the coding sequence GTGACACGCAACGCTCCTCGCGCCGATATCGACGAAGCCGCCCTCGAAGTGCACAAGCCCAAGGAATGGGCGGCGGGCATCCCGGGAGTGGCGGTGTCGCTCCTGCGTGGTGTCGAGCAGATGGGCGCCGGCCGCACGGTGAAGACCCTCCGCCTGCTCAACCAGCGCGACGGCTTCGACTGCCCCGGCTGCGCCTGGCCCGAACCGCGCGCGGAGGACGGTGAGCACCGCAAGCTCGCCGAGTTCTGCGAGAACGGCGCGAAGGCGGTCGCCGAGGAGGCCACGAAACGACGCGTCGGGCGGGAGTTCTTCGCCCAGCACCCGGTCGAGGAGCTGCACGGCCGCACCGACTACTGGCTCGGGCAGCAGGGCAGGCTCACCGAGCCGGTGGTGCTGCGCGAGGGCGGCACGCACTACGAGCCGATCGCCTGGGACGAGGCGTTCCGGCTGATCGCGGGCAAGCTCAAGGAGCTGGACAGCCCGGACGAGGCGATCTTCTACACCTCCGGCCGCACCAGCAACGAGGCCGCGTTCCTGTACCAGCTGCTGGTTCGCTCGTTCGGCACGAACAACCTGCCGGACTGCAGCAACATGTGCCACGAGTCCTCCGGCGCGGCGCTGTCGGAGGCCTACGGCATCGGCAAGGGCTCGGTGAGCCTCGCCGACATCCACCACGCCGACCTGATCGTCGTCGTCGGCCAGAACCCGGGCACCAACCACCCGCGTATGCTGTCCGCGCTGGAAGAGGCCAAGGGCCGCGGCGCGAAGGTGATCGCGGTGAACCCGCTGCCCGAAGCCGGGCTGATGCGGTTCAAGAACCCGCAGAACCCGCGCGGCGTGGTCGGCAAGGGCACCCCGCTGGCCGACGAGTTCGCGCAGATCCGCCTGGGCGGCGACCTCGCGTTGTTCCAGGCGGTCGGGCACCTGCTGCTGTCCTGGGAGGAGGCGGCGCCGGGCACGATCGTGGACCGAGAGTTCGTCGAGTCCTCGACGCACGGCTTCGACGACTGGGCCAAGAACCTGCGCGAGATCGACTGGGCGGCGATCGACGAGGCCACCGGCCTGGACCGCGACCAGATCGAGCGGATCGCGCGGATGATCGCGGCGTCCGAGCGCACCGTCTACTGCTGGGCGATGGGTGTCACGCAGCACCGGCACGCGGTCGCGACGATCCAGGAGATCAGCAACCTGGCGTTCGCACGCGGCATGATCGGCAAGCCGGGTGCGGGCCTGTGTCCCGTGCGCGGACACTCCAACGTGCAGGGCGACCGCACGATGGGTGTCTGGGAGAAGATGCCCGAGTCGTTCCTGAGCAGGCTGGAGGACGAGTTCGGCATCCCGGTGCCGCGCAAGCACGGGCTCGACACCGTGGACTCGATCCGCGCGATGCGCGACGGCCGCGGCAAGGTGTTTATCGGCATGGGCGGCAACTTCGCCGCCGCCACCCCGGATTCTGGGCTGACCGAGCGCGCGCTGCGGTCGTGCGAGCTGACCGTGCACGTGTCGACGAAGCTGAACCGGTCGCACGTGGTTCCCGGCCGGACCGCGCTGATTCTGCCCACGCTGGGCCGCACCGAGCGGGATGAGCAGGCCGCGGGCGAGCAGTTCGTCACGGTCGAGGACTCGATGTCGTGCGTGCACGTCTCGCGCGGGCGGCTGAAGCCGGCGAGCGAGCACCTGCTCTCCGAGGTGGCCATCATCTGCCGGCTCGCGACCGAGCTGTTCGGTGCGGACCACGCCGTGCCGTGGCGGGACTTCGAGGGGAACTACGACCTGATCCGCGACCGGATCGCGCAGGTCGTGCCGGGTTGCGAGGACTACAACGCGAAGGTGCGGCAGCCGGACGGGTTCGTCCTGCCGCACCCGCCGCGCGACTCGCGGTCGTTCCGCACCTCGACGGGCAAGGCGAACTTCACGACCAGCGAGCTGGAGTTCCCGCGCGTGCCGTCGGGCCGGCTGCTGCTGCAGACGCTGCGCAGCCACGACCAGTACAACACCACGATCTACGGCCTGTCCGACCGCTACCGCGGCATCGAGGACGCGCGCCGGGTGGTGCTGGTTAACGCCGCCGACCTGGCGGAGCTGGGCTTCGCCGACGGCCAGCTGGTCGACCTGGTGTCGGAGTGGGAGGACGGCAGCGAGCGGCGGGCGGAGCACTTCCGGGTCGTGGCGTACCCGACGGCCCGCAGGTGCGCGGCGGCCTACTTCCCGGAGGCCAACGCGCTGGTCCCGCTGGACTCGGTGGCGAAGAAGTCCAACACGCCGGTCTCGAAGGCGATCGTGCTCCGCCTGGAGCCCGCGTCCTAG
- a CDS encoding MFS transporter, with product MVLPLVASAVLNPVNSTLIAVALVPIGQAFGAGPGETAWLITSLYLATAVGQPVVGLFVDRFGARRVLLAGSVTVFAAGVGGLLAFSLGWLVAVRVVLGIGTCAGFPAAMAVLRKRADATGGGVPSRVLSVLAMSSQTVMVIGPTLGGALIGLAGWPAIFAVNIPLAAVAFVLALVWVPKDPPRAGRRAAIDVAGIALFSATLLAVLLYGMAPAVSDLYLLGVALVLGAQFVRVELHAERPFVDLRMLAGNRPLLRTYLRQALAFLIVYSIMFGYVQWLESARGLTESTAGALLTPMSVAAVLAAASAGKPARLKGRLVVNSLALLAGSVLLLFVHDGTWIGALVVLAAVFGLGQGLTSVTNQTVLYGQVPPEVMGTASGLFRTAQYLGAIGSSTLIALCFGDHATSHGLHELAAALIVIGTVLFTVTVTDRQLGTRANAVADAR from the coding sequence ATGGTCCTCCCCCTGGTGGCCAGCGCGGTGCTCAACCCCGTCAACTCCACCCTGATCGCCGTGGCGCTGGTGCCCATCGGCCAGGCGTTCGGCGCCGGGCCTGGGGAAACCGCCTGGCTGATCACCTCGCTGTACCTGGCCACGGCCGTCGGGCAACCCGTCGTCGGGCTGTTCGTCGACCGGTTCGGCGCGCGGCGCGTGCTGCTGGCCGGCTCAGTGACCGTGTTCGCCGCCGGTGTCGGCGGCCTGCTCGCGTTCTCGCTGGGCTGGCTGGTCGCGGTCCGGGTCGTGCTCGGCATCGGCACCTGCGCCGGCTTCCCCGCCGCGATGGCGGTGCTGCGCAAACGCGCCGACGCCACCGGCGGCGGCGTGCCGAGCCGCGTCCTGTCGGTCCTCGCGATGTCCTCGCAGACCGTCATGGTCATCGGCCCGACGCTGGGCGGCGCGCTGATCGGGCTGGCCGGCTGGCCGGCGATCTTCGCGGTCAACATCCCGCTCGCCGCGGTCGCGTTCGTGCTCGCGCTCGTCTGGGTGCCCAAGGACCCGCCGCGCGCCGGACGGCGCGCGGCGATCGACGTCGCCGGGATCGCCCTGTTCTCCGCGACCCTGCTCGCGGTGCTCCTCTACGGGATGGCGCCAGCGGTGTCCGACCTGTACCTGCTCGGCGTCGCACTGGTGCTGGGCGCCCAGTTCGTCCGGGTCGAGCTGCACGCCGAGCGCCCGTTCGTCGACCTGCGGATGCTGGCGGGCAACCGCCCGCTCCTGCGCACCTACCTGCGCCAGGCGCTGGCGTTCCTCATCGTCTACTCGATCATGTTCGGCTACGTCCAGTGGCTCGAATCCGCGCGCGGGCTCACCGAATCGACGGCGGGCGCGCTGCTGACCCCGATGTCGGTGGCCGCCGTGCTGGCCGCGGCGTCGGCAGGCAAGCCGGCGCGGCTCAAGGGGCGGCTGGTCGTCAACTCGCTGGCGCTGCTCGCCGGGTCGGTGCTGCTGCTGTTCGTGCACGACGGCACGTGGATCGGCGCGCTCGTGGTGCTCGCCGCGGTGTTCGGGCTGGGCCAGGGCCTGACGAGTGTGACCAACCAGACGGTCCTCTACGGCCAGGTGCCGCCGGAGGTGATGGGCACCGCGAGTGGCCTGTTCCGCACGGCGCAGTACCTCGGCGCGATCGGGTCGTCGACGCTGATCGCGCTGTGTTTCGGCGACCACGCCACCTCGCACGGCCTGCACGAACTGGCCGCGGCGCTCATCGTGATCGGCACCGTGCTGTTCACGGTCACGGTGACCGACCGGCAACTCGGTACTCGCGCGAACGCAGTCGCTGACGCAAGATAG
- a CDS encoding MarR family winged helix-turn-helix transcriptional regulator, producing the protein MTRAPNDAARLAGAVRAVVGQLHRRLRQVDNAGVLTPSQSAVLARLHRDGPATQAQLAAAEHVRQQSMAATLGALDELGYLSRTRDPRDGRRVLVALSDLGEKTVRGVHQHREEWLARALTDDLTAEERRKIDEALPLLARLAQR; encoded by the coding sequence ATGACCCGGGCGCCGAACGACGCTGCGCGTCTCGCCGGTGCGGTGCGCGCCGTCGTCGGGCAGTTGCACCGCCGGTTGCGCCAGGTGGACAACGCGGGCGTCCTGACGCCCTCGCAGTCGGCCGTGCTCGCGCGGCTGCACCGGGACGGCCCGGCCACCCAGGCGCAGCTCGCGGCGGCGGAGCACGTCCGGCAGCAGTCCATGGCGGCCACGCTGGGCGCGCTGGACGAGCTGGGCTACCTCAGCCGCACCCGCGACCCGCGCGACGGGCGGCGCGTGCTCGTCGCCCTGTCGGACCTGGGCGAGAAGACCGTGCGGGGCGTGCACCAGCACCGCGAGGAGTGGCTGGCGCGCGCCCTGACCGACGACCTCACCGCCGAGGAGCGCCGCAAGATCGACGAAGCACTGCCCCTGCTCGCGAGGCTGGCGCAGCGATGA